The Setaria viridis chromosome 6, Setaria_viridis_v4.0, whole genome shotgun sequence genome contains a region encoding:
- the LOC117859785 gene encoding probable trehalose-phosphate phosphatase 6 produces the protein MTKQAVVVPVTPEAAVAVPPNSAPLFPYPPPRAAAPGAAVRKKYLQMGGGGAGTVGAGAAAGGGPGRIGGWVESMRASSPTHARAAAALAAGVDVERHASWMVEHPSALSKFDQVVAASKGKQIVVFLDYDGTLSPIVDDPDAAYMSDTMRRAVRSVAKHFPTAIVSGRCRDKVFEFVKLAELYYAGSHGMDIKGPVKGSRHTKAAKAKGVLFQPASQFLPMIEQVHESLVEKTKSIPGAKVENNKFCVSVHFRCVDEKSWSALADTVKSVLKDYPKLKLTQGRMVFEVRPTIKWDKGKALEFLLESLGFADCADVLPVYIGDDRTDEDAFKVLRRRGQGVGILVSKHPKDTSASYSLQEPAEVMEFLLRLVEWERLSKARPKW, from the exons ATGACGAAGCAGGCCGTCGTGGTCCCCGTGACGCCGGAGGCGGCCGTCGCGGTGCCGCCCAACTCGGCGCCGCTCTTCCCGTACCCGCCCCCgcgggccgccgcgccgggggcAGCCGTGCGCAAGAAGTACCTGcagatgggcggcggcggcgccgggaccgtcggcgcgggggccgccgccggcggcggcccagggcgcatcggcgggtgggTCGAGTCCATGCGCGCGTCCTCGCCCACGCacgccagggccgccgccgcgctcgccgcagGCGTCGACGTGGAGCGGCACGCCTCATGGATG GTGGAGCACCCGTCGGCGCTGAGCAAGTTCGaccaggtggtggcggcgtccaAGGGCAAGCAGATCGTCGTCTTCCTCGACTACGACGGCACGCTCTCACCCATCGTCGACGACCCCGACGCCGCGTACATGTCGGACACG ATGCGGCGGGCTGTGCGGAGCGTCGCCAAGCACTTCCCGACGGCGATCGTCAGCGGGCGCTGCCGCGACAAG GTGTTCGAGTTCGTGAAGCTGGCGGAGCTGTACTACGCCGGCAGCCACGGCATGGACATCAAGGGCCCCGTGAAAGGCTCCCGGCACACTAAGGCCGCCAAG GCCAAAGGCGTTCTCTTTCAGCCGGCCAGCCAGTTCCTGCCCATGATAGAGCAG GTGCACGAATCTCTGGTGGAGAAGACCAAGAGCATACCTGGGGCCAAGGTGGAGAACAACAAGTTCTGTGTCTCTGTCCACTTCAGATGCGTCGACGAGAAG AGCTGGAGCGCATTGGCGGACACGGTGAAGTCGGTGCTCAAGGACTACCCGAAGCTGAAGCTGACGCAGGGGCGGATGGTGTTCGAGGTCCGGCCCACCATCAAGtgggacaagggcaaggccctCGAGTTCCTCCTCGAGTCGCTCGGCTTCGCCGACTGCGCCGACGTGCTCCCCGTCTACATCGGCGACGACCGCACCGACGAGGACGCCTTCAAGGTGCTCCGCAGGCGCGGCCAGGGCGTCGGCATCCTCGTCTCCAAGCACCCCAAGGACACCTCCGCCTCCTACTCCCTGCAGGAGCCCGCCGAG GTGATGGAGTTCCTGCTCCGGCTCGTCGAGTGGGAGCGCCTCTCCAAGGCCCGCCCCAAGTGgtga